The following coding sequences lie in one Clupea harengus chromosome 23, Ch_v2.0.2, whole genome shotgun sequence genomic window:
- the jakmip3 gene encoding janus kinase and microtubule-interacting protein 3 isoform X5 codes for MSKKGPGGRNKGERPDALGALQAANEELRAKLTDIQIELQQEKSKVSKLEREKTQEVRHEQNKSTVVVTELRAKLHEEKLKELHSVRETLLRQHEQELMRVIKIKDGEIQRLQGLVAALRDGPADKLRSALVVEVREEARRGFESERGRLQQEILELKGAKRQMEDALSTAVQADKTKAAEIRSVYHLHQEEINRIKRECEREIRRLMDEIKVKDRAVAGLEQKLGVQTGVAQRLALLREAERQAAGPRSEPPYSSSAGDSLEPSASPQLDEKDARRFQLKIAELSAIIRKLEDRNALLSEERNELLKRLREAESQYKPILDKNRRLTHKNEELAHAFRRMENKLRFVTQENIEMRRSGSIRRPSSLNALDQSQDEREIEFLKLQVLEQQNIIDDLSKALETAGYVKSVIERDMLLRYRRQDSGRRRKNKAGKPVIETFFGYDEEASMDSDGSSHSYHTDRTPCTPDDDLEEGMIREETELRFRQLTMEYQALQRAYALLQEQVGGTFDAEKEVKTREQMQAELIRYQTRVQDLECVLSQQGQDMKWIEEKQALYQRNQGLVEKIKHMESEEHRLRNEIQDIKDQNELLEFRILELEERERRSPAINFHNIYFREGVSPLQIYCEAEGVTDISISELMKKLDILGDNAVSTLSNEEQVVVIHARTVLTLAERWLEQIEVTKSALQQKMLDIESEKDLFSKQKGYLDDELDYRKQSVDQAHKRILELEAMLFDALQQEAGAKVSELLSEDQREALQRAVEQWRRQVLSELRERDTQILRERMELVQHAQQRIKELEEWIGAQKRQIKELEEKPSFFGRSFSGQPDQGCRLFCLSDVSDERATAG; via the exons ATGTCCAAGAAGGGGCCGGGGGGCCGGAACAAGGGGGAGCGGCCCGACGCCCTGGGGGCTCTGCAGGCGGCCAACGAGGAGCTGAGGGCCAAACTCACCGACATCCAGATCGAGCTCCAGCAAGAGAAGAGCAAG GTGAGTAAGCTGGAGCGCGAGAAGACGCAGGAGGTGCGGCACGAGCAGAACAAGTcgacggtggtggtgacggaGCTGCGGGCCAAGCTGCATGAGGAGAAGCTGAAGGAGCTGCACAGCGTGCGCGAGACGCTACTGCGCCAGCACGAGCAGGAGCTGATGCGCGTCATCAAGATCAAAGACGGAGAGATCCAGCGGCTCCAGGGCCTGGTGGCGGCCTTGCGCGATGGCCCCGCCGACAAGCTGCGCTCGGCCCTGGTGGTGGAGGTGCGCGAGGAGGCCCGCCGGGGCTTCGAGAGCGAGCGCGGCCGCCTGCAGCAGGAGATTCTGGAGCTGAAGGGGGCCAAGCGGCAGATGGAGGATGCGCTCAGCACCGCCGTGCAGGCCGACAAGACCAAGGCAGCTGAGATCCGCAGCGTCTACCACCTCCACCAGGAGGAGATCAACCGCATcaagagagagtgcgagagggaGATCCGGCGTCTG ATGGATGAGATAAAGGTAAAGGACAGAGCAGTGGCGGGGCTGGAGCAAAAGCTGGGGGTGCAGACGGGCGTGGCCCAGCGTCTGGCCCTGCTCAGGGAGGCCGAGCGTCAGGCCGCCGGCCCCAGGTCTGAGCCTCCTTACTCAAGTAGTGCAGGAGACTCCCTCGAGCCCTCAGCCAGCCCT CAGTTGGACGAAAAGGACGCCCGCCGCTTCCAACTGAAGATCGCCGAGCTGAGTGCCATCATACGCAAGCTGGAGGACCGTAATGCCCTGCTGTCCGAGGAGCGCAACGAGCTA ctgaAGCGACTGCGGGAGGCTGAGAGTCAGTATAAGCCTATATTGGATAAGAACAGGCGACTGACTCACAAGAATGAGGAGCTGGCCCACGCCTTCAGACGTATGGAGAACAAACTGCGTTTCGTCACACAGGAGAACATTGAGATG AGGAGGTCAGGGTCCATCCGGAGGCCAAGCTCACTCAATGCCTTGGATCAGAGTCAGGACGAGAGGGAGATTGAGTTCCTCAAACTGCAGGTTCTGGAGCAGCAGAACATCATTGATGACCTGTCCAAG GCACTTGAAACTGCAGGATACGTGAAAAGTGTCATA GAGAGGGACATGTTGCTGAGGTACAGAAGACAAGATTCAGGTCGACGAAGGAAGAACAAGGCCGGCAAG CCGGTGATAGAGACATTCTTCGGATATGATGAAGAGGCTTCCATGGACTCGGACGGCTCATCCCACTCCTACCACACGGACCGCACACCCTGCACGCCTGACGACGacctggaggag GGCATGATAAGAGAAGAAACAGAGCTGAGGTTTCGCCAGTTGACTATGGAGTACCAGGCACTGCAGCGGGCATACGCTCTCTTACAAGAACAGGTTGGGGGCACGTTTGATGCTGAGAAGGAAGTCAAG ACACGAGAACAAATGCAAGCTGAACTCATTCGCTACCAAACCAGAGTCCAAGACCTTGAGTGTGTTTTAAGTCAGCAAGGCCAG gATATGAAATGGATTGAAGAGAAGCAGGCATTGTATCAAAGAAATCAAGGCCTCGTCGAAAAG ATTAAGCACATGGAATCAGAGGAGCATCGTTTGAGAAACGAGATTCAGGACATTAAAGACCAAAATGAACTTTTAGAGTTCCGTATTCTCGAACTTGAA gagagagagaggagatcccCAGCCATAAACTTCCACAATATCTACTTCAGAGAGGGCGTGAGCCCACTGCAGAtctactgtgaggcagagggagTCACT GATATAAGCATTTCAGAGCTGATGAAAAAGCTGGATATTCTGGGGGATAACGCCGTAAGT ACCCTTTCCAATGAGGAGCAAGTGGTAGTCATTCATGCCCGGACTGTTCTGACTCTGGCTGAGAGG TGGCTGGAGCAAATTGAGGTGACCAAATCCGCTTTACAGCAGAAAATGCTGGACATTGAGAGTGAGAAG GACCTCTTCAGCAAACAGAAAGGATATTTAGATGATGAGCTGGACTACAGAAAGCAGTCAGTGGATCAGGCGCATAAG CGGATTCTGGAACTGGAGGCCATGTTGTTCGATGCGCTGCAGCAGGAGGCCGGGGCCAAGGTGTCGGAGCTGCTGTCCGAAGACCAGCGTGAGGCGCTCCAGCGTGCCGTGGAGCAGTGGAGGAGACAGGTGCTGAGcgagctgagggagagagatactcaGATActcagagagaggatggagctgGTGCAGCACGCACAGCag AGAATAAAGGAGCTGGAGGAGTGGATAGGAGCACAGAAACGACAGATAAAGGAATTAGAAGAAAAG CCTTCATTCTTTGGTCGTAGTTTCTCCGGCCAGCCAGATCAG GGGTGCAGGCTGTTTTGTCTATCTGATGTTTCTGATGAAAGAGCCACAGCTGGTTGA
- the jakmip3 gene encoding janus kinase and microtubule-interacting protein 3 isoform X4, with amino-acid sequence MSKKGPGGRNKGERPDALGALQAANEELRAKLTDIQIELQQEKSKVSKLEREKTQEVRHEQNKSTVVVTELRAKLHEEKLKELHSVRETLLRQHEQELMRVIKIKDGEIQRLQGLVAALRDGPADKLRSALVVEVREEARRGFESERGRLQQEILELKGAKRQMEDALSTAVQADKTKAAEIRSVYHLHQEEINRIKRECEREIRRLMDEIKVKDRAVAGLEQKLGVQTGVAQRLALLREAERQAAGPRSEPPYSSSAGDSLEPSASPGQQLDEKDARRFQLKIAELSAIIRKLEDRNALLSEERNELLKRLREAESQYKPILDKNRRLTHKNEELAHAFRRMENKLRFVTQENIEMRRSGSIRRPSSLNALDQSQDEREIEFLKLQVLEQQNIIDDLSKALETAGYVKSVIERDMLLRYRRQDSGRRRKNKAGKPVIETFFGYDEEASMDSDGSSHSYHTDRTPCTPDDDLEEGMIREETELRFRQLTMEYQALQRAYALLQEQVGGTFDAEKEVKTREQMQAELIRYQTRVQDLECVLSQQGQDMKWIEEKQALYQRNQGLVEKIKHMESEEHRLRNEIQDIKDQNELLEFRILELEERERRSPAINFHNIYFREGVSPLQIYCEAEGVTDISISELMKKLDILGDNAVSTLSNEEQVVVIHARTVLTLAERWLEQIEVTKSALQQKMLDIESEKDLFSKQKGYLDDELDYRKQSVDQAHKRILELEAMLFDALQQEAGAKVSELLSEDQREALQRAVEQWRRQVLSELRERDTQILRERMELVQHAQQRIKELEEWIGAQKRQIKELEEKPSFFGRSFSGQPDQGCRLFCLSDVSDERATAG; translated from the exons ATGTCCAAGAAGGGGCCGGGGGGCCGGAACAAGGGGGAGCGGCCCGACGCCCTGGGGGCTCTGCAGGCGGCCAACGAGGAGCTGAGGGCCAAACTCACCGACATCCAGATCGAGCTCCAGCAAGAGAAGAGCAAG GTGAGTAAGCTGGAGCGCGAGAAGACGCAGGAGGTGCGGCACGAGCAGAACAAGTcgacggtggtggtgacggaGCTGCGGGCCAAGCTGCATGAGGAGAAGCTGAAGGAGCTGCACAGCGTGCGCGAGACGCTACTGCGCCAGCACGAGCAGGAGCTGATGCGCGTCATCAAGATCAAAGACGGAGAGATCCAGCGGCTCCAGGGCCTGGTGGCGGCCTTGCGCGATGGCCCCGCCGACAAGCTGCGCTCGGCCCTGGTGGTGGAGGTGCGCGAGGAGGCCCGCCGGGGCTTCGAGAGCGAGCGCGGCCGCCTGCAGCAGGAGATTCTGGAGCTGAAGGGGGCCAAGCGGCAGATGGAGGATGCGCTCAGCACCGCCGTGCAGGCCGACAAGACCAAGGCAGCTGAGATCCGCAGCGTCTACCACCTCCACCAGGAGGAGATCAACCGCATcaagagagagtgcgagagggaGATCCGGCGTCTG ATGGATGAGATAAAGGTAAAGGACAGAGCAGTGGCGGGGCTGGAGCAAAAGCTGGGGGTGCAGACGGGCGTGGCCCAGCGTCTGGCCCTGCTCAGGGAGGCCGAGCGTCAGGCCGCCGGCCCCAGGTCTGAGCCTCCTTACTCAAGTAGTGCAGGAGACTCCCTCGAGCCCTCAGCCAGCCCT GGACAGCAGTTGGACGAAAAGGACGCCCGCCGCTTCCAACTGAAGATCGCCGAGCTGAGTGCCATCATACGCAAGCTGGAGGACCGTAATGCCCTGCTGTCCGAGGAGCGCAACGAGCTA ctgaAGCGACTGCGGGAGGCTGAGAGTCAGTATAAGCCTATATTGGATAAGAACAGGCGACTGACTCACAAGAATGAGGAGCTGGCCCACGCCTTCAGACGTATGGAGAACAAACTGCGTTTCGTCACACAGGAGAACATTGAGATG AGGAGGTCAGGGTCCATCCGGAGGCCAAGCTCACTCAATGCCTTGGATCAGAGTCAGGACGAGAGGGAGATTGAGTTCCTCAAACTGCAGGTTCTGGAGCAGCAGAACATCATTGATGACCTGTCCAAG GCACTTGAAACTGCAGGATACGTGAAAAGTGTCATA GAGAGGGACATGTTGCTGAGGTACAGAAGACAAGATTCAGGTCGACGAAGGAAGAACAAGGCCGGCAAG CCGGTGATAGAGACATTCTTCGGATATGATGAAGAGGCTTCCATGGACTCGGACGGCTCATCCCACTCCTACCACACGGACCGCACACCCTGCACGCCTGACGACGacctggaggag GGCATGATAAGAGAAGAAACAGAGCTGAGGTTTCGCCAGTTGACTATGGAGTACCAGGCACTGCAGCGGGCATACGCTCTCTTACAAGAACAGGTTGGGGGCACGTTTGATGCTGAGAAGGAAGTCAAG ACACGAGAACAAATGCAAGCTGAACTCATTCGCTACCAAACCAGAGTCCAAGACCTTGAGTGTGTTTTAAGTCAGCAAGGCCAG gATATGAAATGGATTGAAGAGAAGCAGGCATTGTATCAAAGAAATCAAGGCCTCGTCGAAAAG ATTAAGCACATGGAATCAGAGGAGCATCGTTTGAGAAACGAGATTCAGGACATTAAAGACCAAAATGAACTTTTAGAGTTCCGTATTCTCGAACTTGAA gagagagagaggagatcccCAGCCATAAACTTCCACAATATCTACTTCAGAGAGGGCGTGAGCCCACTGCAGAtctactgtgaggcagagggagTCACT GATATAAGCATTTCAGAGCTGATGAAAAAGCTGGATATTCTGGGGGATAACGCCGTAAGT ACCCTTTCCAATGAGGAGCAAGTGGTAGTCATTCATGCCCGGACTGTTCTGACTCTGGCTGAGAGG TGGCTGGAGCAAATTGAGGTGACCAAATCCGCTTTACAGCAGAAAATGCTGGACATTGAGAGTGAGAAG GACCTCTTCAGCAAACAGAAAGGATATTTAGATGATGAGCTGGACTACAGAAAGCAGTCAGTGGATCAGGCGCATAAG CGGATTCTGGAACTGGAGGCCATGTTGTTCGATGCGCTGCAGCAGGAGGCCGGGGCCAAGGTGTCGGAGCTGCTGTCCGAAGACCAGCGTGAGGCGCTCCAGCGTGCCGTGGAGCAGTGGAGGAGACAGGTGCTGAGcgagctgagggagagagatactcaGATActcagagagaggatggagctgGTGCAGCACGCACAGCag AGAATAAAGGAGCTGGAGGAGTGGATAGGAGCACAGAAACGACAGATAAAGGAATTAGAAGAAAAG CCTTCATTCTTTGGTCGTAGTTTCTCCGGCCAGCCAGATCAG GGGTGCAGGCTGTTTTGTCTATCTGATGTTTCTGATGAAAGAGCCACAGCTGGTTGA
- the jakmip3 gene encoding janus kinase and microtubule-interacting protein 3 isoform X16 — MSKKGPGGRNKGERPDALGALQAANEELRAKLTDIQIELQQEKSKVSKLEREKTQEVRHEQNKSTVVVTELRAKLHEEKLKELHSVRETLLRQHEQELMRVIKIKDGEIQRLQGLVAALRDGPADKLRSALVVEVREEARRGFESERGRLQQEILELKGAKRQMEDALSTAVQADKTKAAEIRSVYHLHQEEINRIKRECEREIRRLQLDEKDARRFQLKIAELSAIIRKLEDRNALLSEERNELLKRLREAESQYKPILDKNRRLTHKNEELAHAFRRMENKLRFVTQENIEMTQHVFLQRRSGSIRRPSSLNALDQSQDEREIEFLKLQVLEQQNIIDDLSKALETAGYVKSVIERDMLLRYRRQDSGRRRKNKAGKPVIETFFGYDEEASMDSDGSSHSYHTDRTPCTPDDDLEEGMIREETELRFRQLTMEYQALQRAYALLQEQVGGTFDAEKEVKTREQMQAELIRYQTRVQDLECVLSQQGQDMKWIEEKQALYQRNQGLVEKIKHMESEEHRLRNEIQDIKDQNELLEFRILELEERERRSPAINFHNIYFREGVSPLQIYCEAEGVTDISISELMKKLDILGDNAVSTLSNEEQVVVIHARTVLTLAERWLEQIEVTKSALQQKMLDIESEKDLFSKQKGYLDDELDYRKQSVDQAHKRILELEAMLFDALQQEAGAKVSELLSEDQREALQRAVEQWRRQVLSELRERDTQILRERMELVQHAQQRIKELEEWIGAQKRQIKELEEKPSFFGRSFSGQPDQGCRLFCLSDVSDERATAG, encoded by the exons ATGTCCAAGAAGGGGCCGGGGGGCCGGAACAAGGGGGAGCGGCCCGACGCCCTGGGGGCTCTGCAGGCGGCCAACGAGGAGCTGAGGGCCAAACTCACCGACATCCAGATCGAGCTCCAGCAAGAGAAGAGCAAG GTGAGTAAGCTGGAGCGCGAGAAGACGCAGGAGGTGCGGCACGAGCAGAACAAGTcgacggtggtggtgacggaGCTGCGGGCCAAGCTGCATGAGGAGAAGCTGAAGGAGCTGCACAGCGTGCGCGAGACGCTACTGCGCCAGCACGAGCAGGAGCTGATGCGCGTCATCAAGATCAAAGACGGAGAGATCCAGCGGCTCCAGGGCCTGGTGGCGGCCTTGCGCGATGGCCCCGCCGACAAGCTGCGCTCGGCCCTGGTGGTGGAGGTGCGCGAGGAGGCCCGCCGGGGCTTCGAGAGCGAGCGCGGCCGCCTGCAGCAGGAGATTCTGGAGCTGAAGGGGGCCAAGCGGCAGATGGAGGATGCGCTCAGCACCGCCGTGCAGGCCGACAAGACCAAGGCAGCTGAGATCCGCAGCGTCTACCACCTCCACCAGGAGGAGATCAACCGCATcaagagagagtgcgagagggaGATCCGGCGTCTG CAGTTGGACGAAAAGGACGCCCGCCGCTTCCAACTGAAGATCGCCGAGCTGAGTGCCATCATACGCAAGCTGGAGGACCGTAATGCCCTGCTGTCCGAGGAGCGCAACGAGCTA ctgaAGCGACTGCGGGAGGCTGAGAGTCAGTATAAGCCTATATTGGATAAGAACAGGCGACTGACTCACAAGAATGAGGAGCTGGCCCACGCCTTCAGACGTATGGAGAACAAACTGCGTTTCGTCACACAGGAGAACATTGAGATG ACACAGCATGTGTTTTTGCAGAGGAGGTCAGGGTCCATCCGGAGGCCAAGCTCACTCAATGCCTTGGATCAGAGTCAGGACGAGAGGGAGATTGAGTTCCTCAAACTGCAGGTTCTGGAGCAGCAGAACATCATTGATGACCTGTCCAAG GCACTTGAAACTGCAGGATACGTGAAAAGTGTCATA GAGAGGGACATGTTGCTGAGGTACAGAAGACAAGATTCAGGTCGACGAAGGAAGAACAAGGCCGGCAAG CCGGTGATAGAGACATTCTTCGGATATGATGAAGAGGCTTCCATGGACTCGGACGGCTCATCCCACTCCTACCACACGGACCGCACACCCTGCACGCCTGACGACGacctggaggag GGCATGATAAGAGAAGAAACAGAGCTGAGGTTTCGCCAGTTGACTATGGAGTACCAGGCACTGCAGCGGGCATACGCTCTCTTACAAGAACAGGTTGGGGGCACGTTTGATGCTGAGAAGGAAGTCAAG ACACGAGAACAAATGCAAGCTGAACTCATTCGCTACCAAACCAGAGTCCAAGACCTTGAGTGTGTTTTAAGTCAGCAAGGCCAG gATATGAAATGGATTGAAGAGAAGCAGGCATTGTATCAAAGAAATCAAGGCCTCGTCGAAAAG ATTAAGCACATGGAATCAGAGGAGCATCGTTTGAGAAACGAGATTCAGGACATTAAAGACCAAAATGAACTTTTAGAGTTCCGTATTCTCGAACTTGAA gagagagagaggagatcccCAGCCATAAACTTCCACAATATCTACTTCAGAGAGGGCGTGAGCCCACTGCAGAtctactgtgaggcagagggagTCACT GATATAAGCATTTCAGAGCTGATGAAAAAGCTGGATATTCTGGGGGATAACGCCGTAAGT ACCCTTTCCAATGAGGAGCAAGTGGTAGTCATTCATGCCCGGACTGTTCTGACTCTGGCTGAGAGG TGGCTGGAGCAAATTGAGGTGACCAAATCCGCTTTACAGCAGAAAATGCTGGACATTGAGAGTGAGAAG GACCTCTTCAGCAAACAGAAAGGATATTTAGATGATGAGCTGGACTACAGAAAGCAGTCAGTGGATCAGGCGCATAAG CGGATTCTGGAACTGGAGGCCATGTTGTTCGATGCGCTGCAGCAGGAGGCCGGGGCCAAGGTGTCGGAGCTGCTGTCCGAAGACCAGCGTGAGGCGCTCCAGCGTGCCGTGGAGCAGTGGAGGAGACAGGTGCTGAGcgagctgagggagagagatactcaGATActcagagagaggatggagctgGTGCAGCACGCACAGCag AGAATAAAGGAGCTGGAGGAGTGGATAGGAGCACAGAAACGACAGATAAAGGAATTAGAAGAAAAG CCTTCATTCTTTGGTCGTAGTTTCTCCGGCCAGCCAGATCAG GGGTGCAGGCTGTTTTGTCTATCTGATGTTTCTGATGAAAGAGCCACAGCTGGTTGA
- the jakmip3 gene encoding janus kinase and microtubule-interacting protein 3 isoform X9: MSKKGPGGRNKGERPDALGALQAANEELRAKLTDIQIELQQEKSKVSKLEREKTQEVRHEQNKSTVVVTELRAKLHEEKLKELHSVRETLLRQHEQELMRVIKIKDGEIQRLQGLVAALRDGPADKLRSALVVEVREEARRGFESERGRLQQEILELKGAKRQMEDALSTAVQADKTKAAEIRSVYHLHQEEINRIKRECEREIRRLMDEIKVKDRAVAGLEQKLGVQTGVAQRLALLREAERQAAGPRSEPPYSSSAGDSLEPSASPGQQLDEKDARRFQLKIAELSAIIRKLEDRNALLSEERNELLKRLREAESQYKPILDKNRRLTHKNEELAHAFRRMENKLRFVTQENIEMTQHVFLQRRSGSIRRPSSLNALDQSQDEREIEFLKLQVLEQQNIIDDLSKALETAGYVKSVIERDMLLRYRRQDSGRRRKNKAGKPVIETFFGYDEEASMDSDGSSHSYHTDRTPCTPDDDLEEGMIREETELRFRQLTMEYQALQRAYALLQEQVGGTFDAEKEVKTREQMQAELIRYQTRVQDLECVLSQQGQDMKWIEEKQALYQRNQGLVEKIKHMESEEHRLRNEIQDIKDQNELLEFRILELEERERRSPAINFHNIYFREGVSPLQIYCEAEGVTDISISELMKKLDILGDNAVSTLSNEEQVVVIHARTVLTLAERWLEQIEVTKSALQQKMLDIESEKDLFSKQKGYLDDELDYRKQSVDQAHKRILELEAMLFDALQQEAGAKVSELLSEDQREALQRAVEQWRRQVLSELRERDTQILRERMELVQHAQQRIKELEEWIGAQKRQIKELEEKGCRLFCLSDVSDERATAG, translated from the exons ATGTCCAAGAAGGGGCCGGGGGGCCGGAACAAGGGGGAGCGGCCCGACGCCCTGGGGGCTCTGCAGGCGGCCAACGAGGAGCTGAGGGCCAAACTCACCGACATCCAGATCGAGCTCCAGCAAGAGAAGAGCAAG GTGAGTAAGCTGGAGCGCGAGAAGACGCAGGAGGTGCGGCACGAGCAGAACAAGTcgacggtggtggtgacggaGCTGCGGGCCAAGCTGCATGAGGAGAAGCTGAAGGAGCTGCACAGCGTGCGCGAGACGCTACTGCGCCAGCACGAGCAGGAGCTGATGCGCGTCATCAAGATCAAAGACGGAGAGATCCAGCGGCTCCAGGGCCTGGTGGCGGCCTTGCGCGATGGCCCCGCCGACAAGCTGCGCTCGGCCCTGGTGGTGGAGGTGCGCGAGGAGGCCCGCCGGGGCTTCGAGAGCGAGCGCGGCCGCCTGCAGCAGGAGATTCTGGAGCTGAAGGGGGCCAAGCGGCAGATGGAGGATGCGCTCAGCACCGCCGTGCAGGCCGACAAGACCAAGGCAGCTGAGATCCGCAGCGTCTACCACCTCCACCAGGAGGAGATCAACCGCATcaagagagagtgcgagagggaGATCCGGCGTCTG ATGGATGAGATAAAGGTAAAGGACAGAGCAGTGGCGGGGCTGGAGCAAAAGCTGGGGGTGCAGACGGGCGTGGCCCAGCGTCTGGCCCTGCTCAGGGAGGCCGAGCGTCAGGCCGCCGGCCCCAGGTCTGAGCCTCCTTACTCAAGTAGTGCAGGAGACTCCCTCGAGCCCTCAGCCAGCCCT GGACAGCAGTTGGACGAAAAGGACGCCCGCCGCTTCCAACTGAAGATCGCCGAGCTGAGTGCCATCATACGCAAGCTGGAGGACCGTAATGCCCTGCTGTCCGAGGAGCGCAACGAGCTA ctgaAGCGACTGCGGGAGGCTGAGAGTCAGTATAAGCCTATATTGGATAAGAACAGGCGACTGACTCACAAGAATGAGGAGCTGGCCCACGCCTTCAGACGTATGGAGAACAAACTGCGTTTCGTCACACAGGAGAACATTGAGATG ACACAGCATGTGTTTTTGCAGAGGAGGTCAGGGTCCATCCGGAGGCCAAGCTCACTCAATGCCTTGGATCAGAGTCAGGACGAGAGGGAGATTGAGTTCCTCAAACTGCAGGTTCTGGAGCAGCAGAACATCATTGATGACCTGTCCAAG GCACTTGAAACTGCAGGATACGTGAAAAGTGTCATA GAGAGGGACATGTTGCTGAGGTACAGAAGACAAGATTCAGGTCGACGAAGGAAGAACAAGGCCGGCAAG CCGGTGATAGAGACATTCTTCGGATATGATGAAGAGGCTTCCATGGACTCGGACGGCTCATCCCACTCCTACCACACGGACCGCACACCCTGCACGCCTGACGACGacctggaggag GGCATGATAAGAGAAGAAACAGAGCTGAGGTTTCGCCAGTTGACTATGGAGTACCAGGCACTGCAGCGGGCATACGCTCTCTTACAAGAACAGGTTGGGGGCACGTTTGATGCTGAGAAGGAAGTCAAG ACACGAGAACAAATGCAAGCTGAACTCATTCGCTACCAAACCAGAGTCCAAGACCTTGAGTGTGTTTTAAGTCAGCAAGGCCAG gATATGAAATGGATTGAAGAGAAGCAGGCATTGTATCAAAGAAATCAAGGCCTCGTCGAAAAG ATTAAGCACATGGAATCAGAGGAGCATCGTTTGAGAAACGAGATTCAGGACATTAAAGACCAAAATGAACTTTTAGAGTTCCGTATTCTCGAACTTGAA gagagagagaggagatcccCAGCCATAAACTTCCACAATATCTACTTCAGAGAGGGCGTGAGCCCACTGCAGAtctactgtgaggcagagggagTCACT GATATAAGCATTTCAGAGCTGATGAAAAAGCTGGATATTCTGGGGGATAACGCCGTAAGT ACCCTTTCCAATGAGGAGCAAGTGGTAGTCATTCATGCCCGGACTGTTCTGACTCTGGCTGAGAGG TGGCTGGAGCAAATTGAGGTGACCAAATCCGCTTTACAGCAGAAAATGCTGGACATTGAGAGTGAGAAG GACCTCTTCAGCAAACAGAAAGGATATTTAGATGATGAGCTGGACTACAGAAAGCAGTCAGTGGATCAGGCGCATAAG CGGATTCTGGAACTGGAGGCCATGTTGTTCGATGCGCTGCAGCAGGAGGCCGGGGCCAAGGTGTCGGAGCTGCTGTCCGAAGACCAGCGTGAGGCGCTCCAGCGTGCCGTGGAGCAGTGGAGGAGACAGGTGCTGAGcgagctgagggagagagatactcaGATActcagagagaggatggagctgGTGCAGCACGCACAGCag AGAATAAAGGAGCTGGAGGAGTGGATAGGAGCACAGAAACGACAGATAAAGGAATTAGAAGAAAAG GGGTGCAGGCTGTTTTGTCTATCTGATGTTTCTGATGAAAGAGCCACAGCTGGTTGA